Proteins encoded by one window of Dioscorea cayenensis subsp. rotundata cultivar TDr96_F1 chromosome 20, TDr96_F1_v2_PseudoChromosome.rev07_lg8_w22 25.fasta, whole genome shotgun sequence:
- the LOC120251647 gene encoding sec-independent protein translocase protein TATC, chloroplastic: MGSSGALLSHLGLREFRWRDPAQLQFSSPRNRIATSTSFRPVAAARKPRECRVFCSALQDDVKEQEQQQQQQLGAAGTFIEAKPDNTLKETPENLRKENDGSPIYNFLYPGKELLPDDKEMSIFDHLEELRERIFASILAVGVAMLGCFAFSKELILFLEAPVAVQGVRFLQLSPGEFFFTTLKVSGYCGLLLGSPVILYEIIAFVLPGLTKDERRFLGPIVLGSSVLFYAGIAFSYAVLTPAALKFFVSYAEGAVESLWSIDQYFEFILVLMFSTGLSFQVPVIQLLLGQVGLVSGDQMLSIWRYVVVGAVVAAAVLTPSTDPLTQILLAGPLVGLYFGGAFMVKLIGR, encoded by the exons ATGGGAAGCAGCGGAGCTCTGCTCTCCCACCTTGGCCTCCGCGAGTTCCGCTGGAGGGATCCAGCCCAGCTGCAGTTCAGCTCGCCAAGGAACCGCATAGCCACTTCTACCAGTTTCAGGCCGGTAGCGGCGGCTCGGAAGCCCCGTGAGTGTCGGGTCTTTTGTTCTGCTCTCCAGGACGATGTTAAAGAGCAggagcaacagcagcagcagcagcttgGTGCCGCCGGAACTTTCATTGAAGCAAAGCCCG ATAACACACTCAAAGAAACACCAGAAAATTTGAGAAAGGAAAATGATGGGAGCCCTATTTACAATTTCCTCTATCCTGGTAAAGAACTTCTTCCAGATGACAAAGAGATGAGTATCTTCGATCATTTAGAAGAGCTCCGCGAGAGAATATTTGCATCTATTTTGGCGGTTGGAGTTGCCATGCTAGGCTGCTTTGCATTTTCCAAAgaattgattttgtttcttgaaGCCCCTGTTGCTGTTCAGGGAGTTCGCTTTCTACAACTCTCTCCAGGGGAGTTCTTCTTTACAACTCTGAAG GTGTCTGGCTATTGTGGGTTGCTTCTTGGGAGCCCTGTCATTCTGTATGAAATCATAGCTTTTGTTCTTCCTGGCCTAACAAAGGATGAAAGAAGGTTCCTAGGACCGATTGTCTTGGGCTCTTCAGTACTCTTCTATGCCGGCATTGCATTTTCGTATGCAGTTCTAACTCCTGCAGCCTTGAAATTCTTTGTCAGCTATGCGGAAGGAGCAGTGGAATCATTGTGGTCTATTGATCAATACTTTGAGTTTATACTGGTGCTCATGTTCAGCACTGGCTTATCTTTTCAG GTTCCTGTTATACAGCTCTTGTTGGGACAAGTGGGTCTTGTTTCTGGGGATCAAATGTTATCAATATGGAGATATGTTGTTGTTGGTGCTGTGGTTGCTGCCGCTGTACTTACACCCTCTACAGATCCATTGACGCAGATATTGTTGGCAGGGCCACTCGTTGGCCTTTATTTTGGGGGTGCTTTTATGGTTAAGCTCATCGGTCGTTAA